Proteins encoded in a region of the Xylocopa sonorina isolate GNS202 chromosome 11, iyXylSono1_principal, whole genome shotgun sequence genome:
- the LOC143429159 gene encoding CREB-binding protein isoform X6 → MADHLVDGPPNKRPKLGDPFQGTSDSAVGMAPLMMHHAYTNYGGGGSGNMQQMQGPPQQLHLQQHQLQPHWNNHTIHKRNYITNTDMFDLENDLPDDLLSSASWGSATESAKPPATGPGPGQQNGALDSELRQHVQQQQQLSHHLIQQQGNKNLVANSLVMAAGTLGNKSPNMQSPPNVSVSKVVDPQMVVSLGNLPSSIASSLANNQMSIANSMGSLQSSMSMAGSNPTMSMPGGINSSLVMTSTASGNNSMGGMAGGSLIVTNSLNKQPLNTVSMMGSNTQGIHHPGGPHGVAQMQNGPGIMNTRAVAMQQQQQAHMVGPARGQSPHQQVHQVGIVGPNQGGPRMQAPPNIPNMPNMGQISASSPYGYGSPASGQGPGVAVCTNSPVGVVAPQQKGVGTNITAMQPGRFGGTTGPIGSTNVVGGQEGGMAQQAQPPTPSPAQPQSGAPSGGQPGPQQATQGQMPGAGAPTGATRSTADPEKRKLIQQQLVLLLHAHKCQRRENQANGDAWQCSLPDCKTMKNVLTHMTACQAGKNCTVAHCSSSRQIISHWKHCNRNDCPVCLPLKQANKNKTTNAVTASTTQPNSQPNPSQTEMRRACDALGIPCPTTTAGLVATQCVIAGSARRMPAPGMQGSPGALGNVRLAQPQTQTAPGQSVVGAGQQVVAPNVSLPLNSDPNTVGVAGNQTAPTSGPTPAAAATAANIQQSINMQQLFGLNDSGQLSVPSENRLANLQLPGGLQPSQVTATSVQESKDWHQTVTPDLRNHLVHKLVQAIFPTPDPQAMLDKRMHNLVAYARKVEGDMYEMANSRSEYYHLLAEKIYKIQKELEEKRQRRKEQQQQLQAQQQQQQPQPSGASGSGLRPCAPPGVGAVPSSRPVGTVAPSLRSHSPSIGQLGALPAMSIPHNRMQFPQQQQTQQQVQVQAQTNVQAQAQAQAQAQAQAQVQVQQQMQQQQQQQQQQQQQQQQQQPGILVGPPGPSPNGQSTSNLNVVSNPGLSPFGQPQMSQSSLTTTTTSATTSQFPTSNGSSGLPNSSPVQNQHQFPDLRVRLAQAQAAIAHQHQQQQQQQQTSQSQQQSQQPNQSQPQQPTSTSNQSATTTSMPQAPSPFSSMQQQNNQQQSQFNSSRPLSVSTPNDNNISTSAPQTIPPPASSGPSPGPATTANGPQSTTSTPNTPLVPSLMTPNQTVSSANQTPPHPTTTPSPAGLASLGKGMTSQERAALNAPRTSQMSSQMAAITAALDRNNSPSPPMNNNKGKLDSIKEENIKMEIKTEDGSENHRMDGGKSVNEVSIKTEMKTEPMDEGSSEGIVKEECTANIKEEPMTPMSSQDTTPDIKPLVPEPIQPSGTSTDKKRLCLFKPDELRQALMPTLEKLYRQDPESKPFRQPVDPQALGIPDYFDIVKKPMDLSTIKRKLDTGQYSDPWEYVDDVWMMFDNAWLYNRKTSRVYKYCTKLSEVFEQEIDPVMQALGYCCGRKYTFNPQVLCCYGKQLCTIPKDAKYYSYQNSSLKAYGLVSDRYTFCQKCFNDIPGDTVTLGDDATQPQTAIKKEQFQEMKNDHLELESFVVCTDCGRKVHQICVLHMESIWPLGFTCDKCLKKKGQKRKENKFNAKRLPVTKLGTYIETRVNNFLKKKEAGAGEVAIRVVASSDKVVEVKPGMRSRFVENGDMPGEFPYRAKALFAFEEVDGTDVCFFGMHVQEYGSECTPPNTRRVYIAYLDSVHFFRPRQFRTAVYHEILLGYLDYAKQLGYTMAHIWACPPSEGDDYIFHCHPQEQKIPKPRRLQEWYKKMLDKGMVERIVLDYKDILKQAMEDKLQSAADLPYFEGDFWPNVLEESIKELDQEEEEKRKQAEAAEAAAASAILSLSEDSETGSDGKKKGQKKAKKSNKSKANQRKNSKKSNTPQTGNDLSAKIFATMEKHKEVFFVIRLHSAQSAASLAPIQDPDPVINCDLMDGRDAFLTMARERHYEFSSLRRAKFSSMSMLYELHNQGQDKFVYTCNNCKSHVETRYHCTVCDDFDLCISCKEKDGHPHHMEKLGLDLDDGSSPADAKQANPQEARKLSIQRCIQSLVHACQCRDANCRLTSCQKMKRVVTHTKVCKRKTNGGCPICKQLIALCCYHAKHCQETKCLVPFCSNIKHKLKQQQLQQRLQQAQLLRRRMAVMNTRPTGPVGAMQSGQQSSNVTMPAGVAIKPGISPTNLSSPHQPGIGLKPGTQTPPAHVLQVVKQVQEEAARQQAPHGYGKVTPGGGVGVGVGVGGQTGGVMPPPQMQRPMSVPMANPGGTHLISMDQWTASRYPNAVMQQNPGLRQQTPQQIMQQQQHQPGMGMGGQMPRPTGVLGGPVSQVGPQAQSNMQKHVFQQLMQTLKNPHTPEQQNQILQILKSNPPIMAAFIKQRQQSGQYGGGVGGPLGPNQPQQQPGLQHMMSQQQQQQQHQQQQQQQHQQQQQQQGRMQIQAMLNQQQQQQQQQQQQQQPVQQQSPWYKQQMLAMQRQQQQQQQQQQQQQQQQQQQQFTQPPAPPYGQQRPIRPSLLGYGGFSEQGYGQPGLKPTPPPVPSPQGVMGPPGISVQQQLMQSVRSPPPIRSPQPNPSPRPVPSPRNQPVPSPRSGPVPSPHHHPHGTPTHSPAHELAGPSEMMLSQLSGGTGAPTGHPGTMPHHPSPAPPPTSGTDTSEVTPMTPQDQLSKFVEGL, encoded by the exons ATTACATAACAAACACAGATATGTTTGATCTTGAAAATGATCTACCTGACGATCTATTATCATCGGCGTCGTGGGGTTCTGCGACAGAAAGCGCTAAACCACCAGCAACAGGTCCAGGTCCAGGGCAGCAGAATGGCGCACTTGATTCCGAGCTTAGACAACATgtacagcaacaacaacaactttCACATCATCTTATACAACAACAG GGCAACAAAAATTTGGTTGCTAATTCATTAGTAATGGCTGCTGGAACTTTAGGTAATAAAAGTCCAAATATGCAATCTCCACCGAATGTTTCTGTATCTAAAGTAGTCGATCCACAAATGGTCGTGAGTCTGGGAAATTTACCAAGTAGTATAGCCAGTTCTTTGGCAAATAAtcaaatgtccattgcgaattcAATGGGAAGCCTTCAATCGTCAATGAGCATGGCTGGAAGTAATCCTACCATGTCAATGCCAGGTGGAATAAATTCTAGCCTAGTTATGACCAGCACTGCTAGTGGGAATAATAGTATGGGTGGAATGGCAGGAGGAAGTTTAATTGTAACCAACAGTCTCAACAAACAGCCTTTAAATACT GTAAGCATGATGGGCTCCAACACTCAAGGAATTCATCATCCTGGTGGGCCGCATGGTGTTGCTCAAATGCAAAATGGACCTGGTATTATGAATACCAGAGCTGTAGCaatgcaacaacaacaacaagctCATATGGTTGGACCAGCAAGGGGCCAAAGTCCGCATCAACAAGTACATCAAGTTGGTATTGTCGGCCCCAATCAAGGAGGTCCAAGAATGCAGGCTCCTCCAAACATACCAAATATGCCAAATATGGGACAAATTAGTGCATCAAGTCCCTATGGTTATG GATCTCCAGCTAGCGGGCAAGGGCCTGGAGTCGCTGTGTGCACCAACAGCCCTGTTGGAGTTGTTGCACCACAGCAAAAAGGAGTGGGAACAAATATAACTGCCATGCAACCTGGTAGATTTGGAGGAACCACGGGACCCATTGGTTCCACAAATGTTGTCGGTGGTCAAGAAGGTGGTATGGCTCAACAAGCTCAACCACCTACACCAAGTCCTGCCCAACCTCAGTCTGGTGCACCAAGTGGAGGTCAGCCTGGTCCACAGCAAGCAACTCAGGGGCAAATGCCTGGTGCCGGTGCTCCGACTG GTGCTACAAGATCAACTGCTGATCCAGAAAAACGCAAGCTTATCCAACAACAGCTGGTCCTTTTGCTTCACGCGCATAAATGTCAACGACGAGAAAATCAAGCGAATGGTGACGCCTGGCAATGTTCGTTGCCAGATTGTAAAACAATGAAGAACGTATTAACTCATATGACCGCTTGTCAAGCGGGTAAAAATTGTACGGTGGCACATTGCAGTTCTTCGAGGCAAATTATCAGCCATTGGAAACATTGTAACCGCAACGATTGTCCTGTGTGTTTGCCTCTGAAACAAGCGAACAAAAATAAAACAACAAACGCTGTCACAGCGTCCACAACACAACCAAATAGCCAACCAAATCCGAGTCAAACCGAAATGAGAAGAGCGTGCGACGCGTTGGGTATTCCATGTCCTACGACGACAGCTGGTTTGGTAGCCACTCAATGTGTTATTGCCGGAAGCGCCAGACGAATGCCAGCACCAGGTATGCAGGGATCACCCGGCGCGTTGGGAAACGTCAGACTGGCCCAACCTCAAACTCAAACTGCACCGGGTCAATCCGTGGTTGGCGCTGGCCAGCAAGTAGTTGCTCCAAACGTGTCTCTTCCTTTAAATTCTGATCCTAATACCGTCGGAGTCGCTGGTAATCAAACAGCACCTACCAGTGGTCCTACACCCGCTGCAGCCGCGACTGCCGCGAATATACAACAATCCATTAATATGCAACAATTGTTCGGTTTAAACGATTCAGGACAGCTTAGTGTTCCAAGTGAAAATAGGCTAGCCAATCTCCAGCTTCCAGGTGGACTTCAGCCAAGTCAAGTGACTGCGACATCTGTGCAGGAATCAAAAGACTGGCATCAAACTGTAACTCCGGATCTTAGAAACCATCTTGTTCATAAATTGGTTCAagcaatatttccaactcccgATCCACAGGCGATGCTCGACAAGAGGATGCACAATCTTGTCGCGTACGCAAGGAAAGTGGAAGGCGACATGTACGAAATGGCCAATTCGAGATCAGAATACTATCACTTGCTCGCGGAGAAGATATACAAAATTCAAAAGGAATTGGAAGAGAAACGGCAAAGGCGGAAGGAACAACAGCAACAATTGCAAGcccaacaacagcaacaacaacctcAACCTTCTGGAGCATCTGGTTCGGGTTTAAGGCCATGTGCTCCGCCTGGTGTTGGCGCGGTGCCATCATCACGACCGGTTGGTACAGTCGCTCCTAGTTTGCGTAGCCACTCGCCGAGCATAGGTCAACTGGGAGCTTTACCCGCGATGAGCATTCCGCACAATAGAATGCAGTTCCCGCAACAACAGCAAACGCAACAACAAGTACAGGTTCAGGCCCAGACCAACGTCCAAGCCCAGGCACAAGCGCAGGCTCAAGCCCAAGCTCAAGCCCAGGTTCAAGTTCAGCAACAaatgcaacagcagcagcagcagcaacaacaacaacaacagcagcagcagcagcaacaaccagGAATTTTAGTTGGTCCACCGGGTCCTAGTCCGAATGGGCAGTCAACTTCCAATCTTAACGTCGTCTCAAACCCTGGTCTCAGTCCTTTCGGGCAACCGCAAATGTCACAATCAAGTTTAACAACAACCACAACGTCCGCAACAACTAGTCAATTCCCAACCTCAAACGGTAGTTCCGGTTTACCCAACAGTTCTCCTGTACAAAATCAACACCAATTCCCCGATCTTAGAGTTAGACTGGCTCAAGCTCAAGCGGCGATCGCACACCAGCatcagcaacaacagcaacagcagcagacaTCGCAAAGCCAACAGCAGTCGCAACAACCGAATCAATCGCAACCGCAACAACCGACGAGCACTTCCAATCAAAGCGCTACGACGACATCGATGCCACAAGCGCCGTCACCGTTCAGTAGTATGCAGCAGCAGAACAATCAACAACAAAGTCAGTTTAACAGCAGTCGACCACTGTCGGTCTCGACACCTAACGATAACAATATCAGCACATCGGCACCTCAAACCATACCACCTCCCGCTTCTAGCGGGCCTAGTCCTGGTCCGGCAACGACGGCGAACGGACCACAGTCTACAACATCTACCCCTAACACGCCGCTAGTTCCTTCATTGATGACCCCGAATCAGACAGTATCTTCCGCTAATCAAACGCCACCTCATCCGACCACCACACCTTCTCCTGCCGGACTCGCGAGCCTTGGGAAAGGCATGACATCTCAGGAGAGGGCTGCATTGAACGCGCCTAGAACTTCGCAAATGTCTTCGCAAATGGCTGCTATCACAGCCGCTTTGGATCGTAATAATTCTCCTAGTCCACCGATGAATAACAATAAGGGAAAACTGGATTCGATCAAAGAAGAGAACATTAAGATGGAGATCAAGACGGAAGACGGGTCCGAGAATCACAGAATGGACGGCGGTAAAAGTGTCAACGAGGTGTCCATTAAAACGGAAATGAAAACGGAACCGATGGACGAAGGATCCAGCGAGGGTATCGTAAAAGAGGAATGCACAGCTAACATCAAGGAAGAACCTATGACACCGATGTCCAGTCAAGACACAACGCCTGACATTAAACCATTAGTTCCTGAACCGATTCAACCAAGCGGAACGTCGACGGACAAAAAACGATTGTGTCTATTCAAACCGGATGAATTGCGTCAGGCATTAATGCCGACATTGGAGAAACTTTATCGGCAGGATCCAGAGTCGAAACCGTTCAGGCAACCGGTCGATCCGCAAGCATTGGGAATTCCAGATTATTTCGATATCGTTAAGAAGCCGATGGATCTGTCAACCATCAAGAGAAAATTGGATACGGGGCAGTACAGTGATCCATGGGAATACGTGGACGACGTGTGGATGATGTTCGACAACGCGTGGCTTTACAATCGTAAAACCTCTCGCGTTTATAAATATTGTACAAAG CTTTCCGAAGTTTTCGAGCAAGAAATAGATCCTGTAATGCAAGCTTTGGGATATTGTTGTGGAAGAAAGTACACGTTCAATCCACAAGTACTGTGTTGTTACGGAAAACAGCTTTGCACTATACCAAAAGATGCAAAGTACTACTCTTATCAGAATAG TAGTCTAAAGGCATATGGTCTTGTTTCCGACAGATACACCTTCTGTCAGAAATGTTTCAACGACATTCCTGGTGACACTGTGACGTTAGGAGATGATGCAACGCAACCACAAAC TGCCATTAAAAAGGAACAGTTCCAGGAAATGAAGAACGATCATTTGGAATTGGAGTCTTTTGTTGTGTGTACAGATTGCGGCAGAAAGGTACATCAGATTTGCGTGCTGCACATGGAATCAATTTGGCCATTAGG GTTCACTTGTGATAAATGCTTAAAGAAGAAAGGACAGAAACGTAAAGAAAACAAGTTTAACGCCAAACGTCTGCCGGTTACTAAATTAGGTACCTATATTGAAACGCGCGTAAACAATTtcttaaagaaaaaagaagccGGCGCTGGGGAAGTAGCAATTAGAGTTGTGGCGTCCAGCGATAAAGTTGTAGAAGTGAAGCCAGGGATGCGAAGTAGATTTGTAGAAAACGGTGATATGCCTGGTGAATTTCCATACAGAGCGAAAGCTTTATTTGCATTTGAAGAGGTCGACGGCACAGATGTATGTTTTTTCGGCATGCACGTGCAAGAATACGGCAGTGAATGTACACCACCTAATACTCGAAGAGTTTATATCGCATACTTGGACTCTGTACACTTTTTCCGGCCTAGACAATTCCGAACAGCGGTATATCATGAGATTCTTCTTGGATACTTAGATTACGCGAAACAACTTGG GTACACGATGGCTCATATCTGGGCCTGTCCCCCTTCCGAAGGAGATGATTATATATTTCACTGCCATCCTCAAGAACAAAAAATTCCAAAGCCTAGAAGGTTGCAAGAGTGGTATAAGAAAATGTTGGACAAAGGCATGGTGGAAAGAATCGTGCTTGATTATAAA GATATTTTGAAACAAGCAATGGAAGATAAACTCCAATCAGCAGCCGATTTACCATATTTCGAAGGTGACTTCTGGCCCAATGTTTTAGAAGAAAGTATTAAGGAGTTGGAtcaagaggaagaagaaaaacgTAAACAGGCAGAAGCTGCAGAAGCTGCTGCTGCTAGTGCA ATTTTGTCGTTGTCAGAAGATTCCGAAACAGGTTCGGATGGTAAAAAGAAGGGACAGAAGAAAGCCAAAAAGTCTAATAAATCCAAAGCAAATCAAAGAAAGAATAGTAAAAAGTCTAATACTCCGCAAACAGGAAACGACCTTTCTGCAAAAATCTTTGCAACTATGGAGAAACATAAAGAAGTATTCTTTGTTATTAGGTTGCATAGTGCTCAAAGTGCAGCCAGTTTAGCA CCTATTCAGGACCCTGACCCTGTTATTAATTGTGACCTTATGGATGGCCGCGATGCTTTCCTTACAATGGCCAGGGAAAGACACTACGAATTCTCTTCCTTAAGGCGTGCGAAATTTAGTTCAATGTCTATGCTATATGAATTGCACAACCAAGGTCAAGACAAATTTGTTTATACCTGCAATAACTGTAAGAGTCATGTAGAAACAAGATATCATTGTACGGTTTGTGAT GATTTTGACCTGTGTATAAGTTGTAAAGAAAAAGACGGTCATCCTCATCATATGGAGAAACTTGGTTTAGATTTGGATGATGGTTCATCGCCGGCCGATGCCAAGCAAGCTAATCCACAG GAGGCGCGCAAACTTTCGATACAAAGATGTATTCAGTCGTTGGTGCACGCATGCCAATGCAGAGATGCTAATTGTCGTCTAACGAGCTGTCAGAAGATGAAGAGAGTAGTAACGCATACGAAAGTTTGCAAACGAAAGACGAACGGTGGTTGTCCGATATGTAAACAATTGATAGCGTTGTGCTGTTACCATGCTAAACACTGCCAAGAGACTAAATGTCTTGTTCCATTCTGTTCGAATATCAAACATAAATTGAAGCAACAACAGCTTCAACAACGGTTACAACAAGCGCAATTGTTAAG GAGACGAATGGCTGTGATGAATACTAGACCGACAGGTCCTGTAGGAGCAATGCAATCTGGACAACAGAGTTCGAACGTTACTATGCCCGCCGGTGTTGCTATAAAACCGGGAATCAGCCCTACCAATCTGTCTTCGCCGCATCAGCCTGGAATTGGATTGAAGCCTGGAACGCAAACACCACCGGCTCATGTCCTCCAAGTGGTGAAGCAAGTACAAGAAGAGGCTGCGAGGCAACAGGCGCCGCATGGTTACGGCAAAGTAACACCGGGTGGTGGAGTCGGCGTTGGAGTCGGTGTAGGAGGACAAACGGGCGGCGTGATGCCTCCGCCACAGATGCAACGGCCGATGTCCGTCCCAATGGCAAATCCTGGTGGtactcatctcatttcgatggatCAGTGGACGGCAAG TAGGTATCCGAATGCAGTGATGCAGCAGAATCCTGGTTTGAGGCAGCAAACGCCGCAGCAGATaatgcagcagcaacagcatcaACCAGGAATGGGAATGGGAGGGCAGATGCCGAGACCGACGGGAGTCCTCGGCGGTCCGGTTAGTCAAGTTGGACCGCAAGCTCAAAGCAACATGCAAAAACATGTATTCCAGCAACTTATGCAAACTCTTAAAAATCCCCATACTCCAGAACAACAAAACCAAATACTTCAAATACTCAAAAGCAATCCACCGATCATGGCTGCCTTCATCAAACAACGG CAACAAAGTGGTCAATACGGCGGAGGGGTTGGCGGGCCCTTGGGTCCTAATCAGCCGCAACAACAACCTGGTTTGCAGCATATGATGTctcaacagcagcaacagcagcaacaccagcagcagcagcagcagcaacaccagcagcagcagcagcagcaagggAGAATGCAGATACAGGCGATGTTAaatcaacagcagcagcagcaacaacaacagcaacagcagcagcaacctGTTCAGCAGCAATCTCCATGGTATAAACAGCAAATGCTGGCAATGCAAaggcagcagcaacaacaacagcaacagcagcagcagcaacagcaacaacaacaacaacaacaattcaCGCAACCACCGGCACCTCCTTACGGTCAACAGCGACCCATAAGGCCGTCCCTTCTCG GTTATGGTGGCTTTAGCGAACAAGGATACGGTCAACCCGGTTTAAAGCCAACACCACCGCCTGTACCTTCCCCGCAAGGTGTGATGGGACCTCCAGGGATCTCTGTACAGCAACAGCTGATGCAGTCCGTACGATCTCCACCGCCGATTCGATCTCCTCAACCGAACCCTTCTCCGCGACCGGTTCCGTCTCCGCGTAATCAGCCAGTTCCTTCCCCTCGATCAGGGCCGGTGCCATCGCCTCATCATCATCCTCACGGCACCCCAACGCATTCGCCGGCTCACGAATTAGCCGGGCCAAGCGAAATGATGCTCTCGCAGTTGAGCGGTGGGACAGGTGCACCGACAGGTCATCCGGGTACCATGCCCCATCATCCATCTCCGGCACCACCGCCCACTAGCGGTACGGACACAAGTGAAGTGACGCCAATGACGCCGCAAGACCAACTTTCGAAATTTGTCGAAGGATTGTAG